The following are encoded together in the Juglans microcarpa x Juglans regia isolate MS1-56 chromosome 2D, Jm3101_v1.0, whole genome shotgun sequence genome:
- the LOC121249390 gene encoding uncharacterized protein LOC121249390 produces the protein MKIWKRRNELLFKQSFTNPITLSLQSKQKVEELQILQKQTLTSFPLAGNPVSQWEAPPQGFYKITWDASTQKQNCISGVGVAIRDCEGNFIATRRIKISLYPDCHLDESYAAQQDVLLATIISPRKIILEGDALQVVNELEDTSENWSQAGLISMDTRILLNRFESWSFQHVKRASNENAHVLAKHALVIDDVIIELEDIPSCIGHLVST, from the coding sequence ATGAAGATCTGGAAGAGAAGGAATGAGCTACTTTTCAAGCAGAGTTTCACAAATCCTATTACTCTATCTCTTCAGTCAAAACAGAAGGTGGAAGAATTGCAAATTCTACAAAAACAAACCTTGACATCCTTTCCATTGGCTGGAAACCCAGTATCCCAGTGGGAGGCACCTCCTCAAGGTTTCTATAAGATAACTTGGGATGCTAGTACTCAAAAACAAAACTGTATAAGTGGAGTTGGTGTGGCTATCAGAGATTGTGAAGGAAACTTTATTGCAACAAGGAggataaaaatatccttatatCCAGACTGCCACCTTGATGAATCCTATGCTGCTCAACAGGATGTCCTCCTAGCTACAATCATTAGTCCTAGAAAAATCATTCTTGAAGGCGATGCCCTGCAGGTGGTGAATGAACTCGAAGACACAAGTGAAAACTGGTCTCAAGCTGGTCTAATTTCCATGGATACAAGGATTCTTCTAAACAGATTTGAATCTTGGTCTTTCCAACATGTTAAAAGAGCATCCAATGAGAATGCACATGTTTTAGCTAAACATGCTCTTGTTATTGATGATGTAATCATAGAGCTAGAAGACATTCCTAGTTGTATTGGCCATTTGGTCTCTACTTGA